In Planococcus versutus, the DNA window GAACTACCTTCGATCTGAACTTCACCACTTTCCGCTGGCAATACGCCACTGATTAGCTTCATTAGCGTGGACTTCCCACTACCGTTCGGTCCTAAAATTCCGAGTATAGAGCCCTTATTCACTGTAAATGATACATCTTTAACGATTTTTTTATCGCCATAGCCACCTGTTAATCCAATTACGTTAAGCATACTCAAGCCACTCCTTTGCGCTGACGGAAAAAGATAAAGGCAAATACTGGTGCTCCAATAAACGCAGTAATAACGCCAATGGGTAGTTCTGTTGGTGAAATGATAGTTCTCGACACTAAATCACAGACGATTAACAATGCCGCTCCGTTAATAAAAGACAAAGGTAACACATGACGATGATCTGATCCCCACAATAAACGAGTCATATGAGGCACAACTAATCCAACAAAGCCGATAGTTCCAGACACCGAAACTGCCGCTCCTGTTAAAACCGATCCGCCAATTAATACCGTTAGTTTACTTTTCTTCACATCTACACCAAGATGCTGCGCACGTTCTTCGCCAAACAACATCGCATTTAATTCACGACGCTTAAGCCATAAGATGAACGAACCAATTAGCACAAATGGCAACGCCATCCGGACATAAGGCCAACCGCGCATTGACACGCTGCCAAGTAACCAGCCAATAATTTGGCGCAACTCTTCACCCGTTAAGGCAATCATCAAGGAAATAATAGAACCCAGAAACGAACTAAAAATAATTCCTGTCAAAATGACCGTTTCCATTTTCATCGAACGATCCACTAATTTTGCGAAGCTCATTACTGCAAACATAGTGAGTAATGCGCCCATCATGCTCATCACGGGTAGTGTAAACGGTCCTAAATATGGGATGGAAATACCAAAAAAAAGCGTCATCACAGCGCCAACGGAGGCACCGGAAGACACTCCCAAGGTGTAAGGATCGGCCAATGGATTTTTTAAAAGCCCTTGGAATGCAGCACCAGCAATTGCCAGTGCTGCTCCAACAAGTCCCGCCAAAATTACACGCGGCATACGGATATTCCATAAAATATTGGCTGCCGCTTCATCGGAGGCAGGATTCCACAACACGGATGGTGATATCGATACCGTTCCAACCGTTACTCCTAATAAAATTGTTGCTACTAAAGTTAGTAGAGAAACCCCGTAAGCTATAACGTTTTTACTCATTGAAAACA includes these proteins:
- a CDS encoding FecCD family ABC transporter permease — its product is MSKNVIAYGVSLLTLVATILLGVTVGTVSISPSVLWNPASDEAAANILWNIRMPRVILAGLVGAALAIAGAAFQGLLKNPLADPYTLGVSSGASVGAVMTLFFGISIPYLGPFTLPVMSMMGALLTMFAVMSFAKLVDRSMKMETVILTGIIFSSFLGSIISLMIALTGEELRQIIGWLLGSVSMRGWPYVRMALPFVLIGSFILWLKRRELNAMLFGEERAQHLGVDVKKSKLTVLIGGSVLTGAAVSVSGTIGFVGLVVPHMTRLLWGSDHRHVLPLSFINGAALLIVCDLVSRTIISPTELPIGVITAFIGAPVFAFIFFRQRKGVA